One window from the genome of Mucilaginibacter ginsenosidivorans encodes:
- a CDS encoding SusC/RagA family TonB-linked outer membrane protein, translating to MKKLLLVSLCFLMLCVTQVFAQNRTITGTVTAKEDGLPIPGATVKVKNSTVVTVSNSAGKYSLSVPPGSSIQVSFVGYTTQTIAVGNQSTINVVLVSSANQLGEVVVTTSLGIRHQAKELGYAAATITPKELTQTNVTNVAQGLTGKVAGLGIFTLDNGVDPQISINLRGFRSLEGNNGALIVVDGVPVPSQTIGALNPNDIADVTILKGAGAAALYGSQASNGAILITSKRGTNDGKPVITYQNSFQLEKVAFYPKLQNSFGPFGGEPNYIDPITGASQYVPYENQLYGPRFDGSTVQVGAPLDSAAGFLGATHDGRIITATYSALKTNPIKQFFQTGYTEQNDISYQQGDAKNSFYMSAQNAYRTTVVPDDKNIKDAFSVRGHRTYGIFSADYSVSYTKTTVSTYLHNNNIFGIPGSFVTNAGAADLYSSILQWPAFLNIKNYSDPDSDIGNASNFYDAYAINPYWILKHARDNYVRDQILSQIKLKLEPTDWLSASYQISDNFGNFRDRITKQEVDFTPYGINDYWGAGNTASGFTSGKSLGSVYDYFTYGDGTINNPDRIEGDAVIDLHHTFFKDFKTELIVGNTIYQTFQKGQFTGSNQLLIKDLYNINYIGGLIQAAEFEVRQRQIAYFADLNVSYKGWLNLEATFRNEQDSRLAKAQRSFNYPSVKLSFVPTDAFAALRDNKILSFAKIYGSVSQVGNINIGAYQINNNYLLAGGFPYGSLGGLVASTTNFSSSLKPELTREIEVGGEVGLFNNRLYFNYSHYQQRDKNQTVYIGTSITTGYNSTLINIGETQSTGNELQVKGDILTQAANHFGFTMEVNFSQNESKVVSLLPGVNQLSLGNNQYAIVGQPFPLLRGTDFLRDGQGHVVVSGTTGYPIQNSGVLTTFGRTTPEYVFSVHPTFSYKFVSLSGLFEYRGGDVVFNQIGGTMTFAGSSYQSASAGRQPFIYPNSVIQTSPGVYTPNTNVNVVNGNYGFWQGSSFPSTNSPFVSSGAFWKLREINLAFRLDQFVKQSKFIKGATFALTGRNLFIWVPKSNPWTDPEFSNGGANGNTPGVNNVNQLPGTRIFGADLKLTF from the coding sequence ATGAAAAAACTTCTACTAGTAAGTTTGTGCTTTCTGATGTTATGCGTAACGCAGGTATTTGCACAAAACCGTACTATTACAGGTACGGTTACGGCCAAAGAGGATGGCCTTCCCATTCCGGGAGCCACAGTAAAGGTGAAGAATTCGACTGTAGTTACAGTATCTAACTCAGCCGGTAAGTATTCACTAAGTGTGCCACCAGGTTCCTCAATCCAGGTTTCCTTTGTGGGCTACACCACCCAAACAATTGCCGTAGGTAATCAATCTACCATTAATGTGGTATTGGTTTCATCAGCAAACCAGTTGGGCGAGGTTGTGGTAACCACTTCACTGGGCATCAGGCACCAGGCAAAGGAATTAGGTTATGCAGCAGCAACCATTACTCCTAAAGAACTGACCCAAACCAACGTTACCAACGTTGCACAGGGTTTGACAGGTAAAGTTGCCGGTTTGGGTATCTTTACGCTGGATAACGGTGTTGATCCTCAGATCTCGATCAACCTTCGCGGTTTCCGTTCGTTAGAAGGGAACAATGGTGCGTTGATCGTTGTTGACGGTGTTCCGGTACCGAGCCAAACTATTGGCGCGCTTAACCCTAACGATATTGCTGACGTTACCATCCTGAAGGGTGCGGGCGCTGCGGCTCTTTATGGTTCACAGGCATCTAACGGCGCTATCCTGATCACCTCTAAGAGGGGAACAAATGATGGGAAGCCGGTTATTACCTACCAAAACTCATTCCAGCTTGAAAAGGTAGCGTTCTATCCAAAATTACAGAACAGTTTCGGTCCATTCGGCGGCGAACCAAACTACATCGATCCGATTACCGGCGCTTCACAGTATGTTCCTTATGAGAACCAATTGTATGGCCCGCGTTTTGACGGATCAACCGTACAGGTAGGTGCTCCCCTGGACAGCGCAGCAGGTTTTTTAGGTGCTACACATGATGGCAGAATTATTACCGCAACTTATTCGGCCCTGAAAACCAACCCGATAAAACAGTTCTTCCAGACTGGTTATACTGAGCAGAATGATATTTCTTACCAACAGGGTGATGCTAAGAATTCGTTCTACATGTCTGCGCAGAATGCTTACAGGACAACTGTTGTGCCGGATGACAAAAATATAAAAGATGCTTTTAGCGTTAGGGGACACCGTACTTACGGTATTTTCTCGGCTGATTATTCAGTAAGTTATACCAAAACTACGGTAAGTACTTATCTGCACAATAATAATATCTTTGGTATACCGGGAAGCTTTGTAACAAATGCGGGCGCCGCCGATCTTTATTCATCGATATTGCAATGGCCGGCCTTTTTGAATATCAAGAATTATTCAGACCCGGATTCAGATATAGGCAATGCAAGCAATTTTTATGATGCTTATGCAATTAACCCATACTGGATACTTAAACATGCAAGGGACAACTATGTAAGAGATCAAATTTTATCGCAGATCAAATTAAAGTTAGAGCCTACCGATTGGTTGTCAGCAAGCTACCAGATATCCGATAACTTTGGTAACTTCCGTGATAGGATAACCAAACAGGAAGTTGACTTCACTCCTTACGGCATCAACGATTATTGGGGCGCCGGCAATACTGCTTCAGGTTTTACAAGCGGTAAATCATTAGGTAGCGTATATGACTATTTTACCTATGGTGACGGTACTATTAACAACCCCGACCGCATAGAAGGTGACGCTGTTATCGACTTGCATCATACTTTCTTTAAAGACTTTAAGACGGAATTGATCGTGGGTAACACCATTTATCAAACATTTCAGAAAGGGCAGTTTACAGGAAGCAACCAATTGCTTATAAAAGATCTGTATAACATTAATTATATCGGTGGTTTGATCCAGGCTGCAGAGTTTGAAGTAAGACAAAGGCAAATCGCTTATTTTGCCGACTTGAACGTTAGCTATAAAGGATGGTTAAACCTTGAAGCTACCTTCCGTAACGAACAGGATTCGCGCCTTGCAAAAGCACAGCGCTCATTCAACTACCCTTCAGTTAAACTGTCGTTCGTACCTACGGACGCGTTCGCAGCTTTGAGGGATAATAAAATACTGAGCTTTGCTAAAATATACGGATCAGTGAGCCAGGTGGGTAACATCAATATCGGTGCGTACCAAATCAATAACAACTATCTATTGGCTGGCGGTTTCCCGTACGGATCGCTTGGAGGGTTGGTAGCAAGTACAACCAACTTCAGTTCATCACTGAAACCTGAGCTGACCCGTGAAATTGAAGTTGGTGGAGAGGTTGGCTTATTTAACAATCGCTTGTATTTTAACTATAGCCATTATCAGCAACGGGATAAAAACCAGACAGTATACATAGGCACATCTATTACTACAGGTTACAACTCAACGCTGATCAATATCGGCGAAACACAGTCAACTGGTAATGAACTCCAGGTAAAAGGAGACATTTTGACACAGGCGGCTAACCACTTTGGGTTCACCATGGAAGTTAACTTCTCGCAAAACGAATCGAAAGTTGTTTCGTTGTTGCCTGGGGTTAATCAGTTGAGCCTTGGTAATAACCAATACGCCATTGTTGGCCAGCCATTCCCGCTGTTAAGAGGTACAGACTTCCTTCGTGACGGCCAAGGTCATGTGGTGGTTAGTGGTACTACTGGTTATCCTATCCAGAACTCAGGAGTATTGACTACCTTCGGAAGAACCACACCTGAATATGTATTCAGCGTACACCCGACATTTAGCTACAAATTTGTTAGCTTGTCCGGATTGTTCGAATACCGTGGCGGCGATGTAGTGTTTAACCAGATCGGTGGTACTATGACGTTCGCTGGTTCATCTTACCAGTCAGCTTCTGCCGGCCGTCAGCCTTTCATTTATCCAAACTCAGTTATCCAAACTTCACCCGGCGTTTACACGCCTAATACTAACGTGAACGTGGTGAATGGTAACTACGGTTTCTGGCAGGGTTCATCATTCCCAAGCACAAACAGTCCGTTTGTATCAAGCGGTGCTTTCTGGAAATTGCGTGAGATTAACCTTGCATTCAGGTTAGACCAATTTGTAAAACAAAGTAAATTTATAAAAGGAGCAACCTTTGCATTAACCGGCCGTAACCTGTTTATCTGGGTTCCGAAAAGTAATCCATGGACCGATCCCGAGTTCTCGAACGGTGGCGCTAACGGAAATACACCTGGTGTAAACAACGTTAACCAATTGCCGGGCACAAGGATATTTGGGGCTGATCTTAAATTAACCTTTTAA
- a CDS encoding PadR family transcriptional regulator yields the protein MIVENTQTQMRKGVLEYCILSIIAKGEIYASDIIAELKKAQLLVVEGTLYPLLTRLKNNGLLSYNWVESTSGPPRKYYVLSDEGKNVLEQLDKTWQELAFAVQTSIGERKVKTER from the coding sequence ATGATTGTCGAAAATACACAAACGCAAATGAGGAAAGGTGTTTTGGAATATTGCATTCTTTCCATTATAGCAAAGGGCGAAATATATGCTTCAGATATTATAGCTGAACTTAAGAAGGCCCAATTGCTTGTTGTTGAGGGAACTTTGTATCCTTTACTAACCCGATTAAAGAACAACGGACTCCTTAGCTATAACTGGGTCGAGTCAACGTCGGGGCCGCCACGAAAATATTACGTCCTGTCGGACGAGGGTAAAAATGTTTTGGAACAATTGGACAAAACCTGGCAGGAACTGGCATTTGCCGTCCAAACATCTATCGGAGAGAGAAAGGTGAAAACAGAAAGGTAA
- a CDS encoding PspC domain-containing protein yields MNKTIIININGIVFHIEEDAYEILKNYMTDVKRHFMNSADSLEITTDIENRIAEMFNELLAGENKQVIVEQDVNSVIGQMGTVEDFEKSEMDTEPTFSDTYYSSTSSRRLFRDPDDHLLGGVAAGIANYFDVDVVWIRLAFALSFLFAGTGIILYVILWIVIPKAVTRADRMAMKGEKLNLQGFKKNFEEELGSMRNNLSNFHHEARPFVYKARDFTGDFVHHLGTFFSGAAKVLLKLIGIALILTCAGFLVFFTVAFIALLSVGYFGPFHDLPYEILRHHHADYIFIAAFVVVVVPLVSIMMLVLKSIFNVGSISRSGGTAALIIWLCAVGAFVYNVVGIASEFRSHASVVETIALTPTKNNVYYIKLNDLKYFSAEDSVRLNIKNLSPNMKVADDDDNDFQSFYHRNIRLNIETSDSGQPVLIKSSRARGPYYEDAFNNARSIKYIFSQQDTVLKFDQRFYGKNDELWHDEEIDLTLKLPKNAKVVIDHDVDRIANFSIHDCNEINKKDYDKVTDATFVMTDNGIQCKVDTLVTDTIIRKHLPVDSSKIK; encoded by the coding sequence ATGAACAAAACAATTATCATAAATATAAACGGTATAGTATTTCACATCGAGGAAGATGCTTATGAAATACTGAAAAACTACATGACGGACGTAAAACGTCATTTTATGAATTCGGCCGATAGCCTGGAAATAACTACCGATATAGAAAACCGCATTGCCGAGATGTTTAACGAACTGCTTGCAGGCGAAAACAAACAGGTTATTGTGGAGCAGGATGTAAACTCAGTTATCGGCCAGATGGGTACCGTTGAAGATTTTGAAAAATCTGAAATGGATACCGAGCCTACTTTCAGCGATACCTATTATAGCAGTACCAGCTCGCGCAGGTTGTTCCGCGACCCGGACGACCACCTGTTGGGCGGTGTAGCCGCCGGCATTGCCAATTATTTTGATGTCGACGTGGTATGGATACGCCTGGCGTTTGCCCTTTCGTTCCTCTTTGCAGGCACCGGCATCATACTGTATGTCATACTATGGATAGTGATACCCAAAGCTGTTACCCGGGCCGACCGTATGGCCATGAAGGGTGAGAAGCTGAACCTTCAGGGTTTTAAAAAGAATTTTGAAGAAGAACTGGGCAGCATGCGCAATAACCTGTCCAACTTCCACCACGAGGCACGGCCTTTTGTTTACAAGGCGCGTGATTTTACAGGCGACTTTGTGCACCACCTGGGTACATTTTTTAGCGGGGCGGCGAAAGTGCTGCTAAAGCTCATCGGCATAGCCCTTATATTAACCTGTGCCGGCTTCCTGGTTTTCTTTACCGTTGCGTTCATCGCATTACTAAGCGTGGGCTATTTCGGACCGTTTCATGACCTGCCCTATGAAATACTTCGTCATCACCATGCCGACTACATATTTATAGCAGCCTTTGTGGTTGTAGTTGTTCCGCTTGTCAGTATCATGATGCTGGTGCTAAAAAGCATATTTAATGTAGGCAGCATCAGCCGCTCGGGCGGTACAGCGGCGCTTATCATCTGGCTCTGCGCAGTGGGCGCCTTTGTATACAATGTGGTTGGAATTGCTTCAGAGTTCAGGTCGCATGCCAGCGTTGTTGAGACCATAGCGTTAACGCCGACAAAGAACAATGTTTACTATATCAAACTGAACGACCTGAAATATTTCTCGGCTGAGGACAGCGTAAGATTGAACATCAAAAACCTTTCGCCAAATATGAAGGTTGCCGACGATGATGATAACGACTTCCAAAGTTTTTATCACCGCAACATCAGGCTTAATATTGAAACCAGCGATTCAGGTCAGCCGGTGTTGATCAAATCATCTCGGGCAAGGGGTCCTTATTACGAAGATGCCTTTAACAACGCACGCAGTATCAAGTATATATTCAGCCAGCAGGACACGGTACTCAAATTCGATCAGCGGTTTTATGGAAAAAACGACGAATTATGGCATGACGAAGAGATCGATCTTACGCTCAAGCTACCTAAAAATGCCAAAGTGGTTATTGACCACGATGTGGACAGGATTGCGAACTTCAGCATTCATGATTGCAACGAGATCAATAAAAAGGATTATGATAAAGTAACCGATGCCACGTTTGTGATGACCGACAACGGCATACAGTGCAAAGTAGATACACTGGTAACCGATACTATTATAAGGAAGCACCTGCCGGTTGACAGTTCGAAGATCAAATAA
- a CDS encoding outer membrane beta-barrel family protein — protein sequence MKPTILKIFYALLFIVGISGTALAQTAAPGGRVSGTLLDEHGKPMMFATTSLLNAKDSTIVKGAISNDAGVYVFEHVKDGQYLVKATTVGYDKATSGTFTISQASKSVAVPQITMQPNDHNLSTVSIVAAKPLIEQKSDRVVLNVAGSVLAAGNSAMDILERAPGVSVDKDDNISLKGKQGVTVMLNDKLTYLTSAQLATLLRSTDGNTIQSIEIISNPSAKYDASGNSGIINIKLKKNKQTGTNGSITAGVGYGKNGKDNETFQLNHKEGKLNLFGTFSHNDNKRYQNIGIKRIVTDSVGGQTFFNQFSELPQTNHNNSYRIGADYDISDRNTVGFVVSGYFNSEIDNNTNTTHIGPNFSQVDSSLTTAAVFNQSYHNIAVNLNDTWKLDTAGQQLNIDLDYSKFKNNSNAYYMTNFFLADGSIQHPSAFLGNLTPSNIDIHTAKADYTLPITKSVKFETGVKLSDVKTDNDLQQSVVEGGQYLSVNHFIYDEKINAGYINFSKDYKNTSVQLGLRGEYTSSNATGDSLNVTQVVSRHYFDLFPSVFINHTINDKNEIGISYSRRIDRPQYDNLNPFVYHLDPYTYQKGNPYLKPQYTNNFELNYTYNKSINLSLGYSRTTDVISEIPGADPKTKIGFVTSQNLQTQINYSANLFAPYTINKWWSGNVNVTAFYLGFKSNGLEGGNLDRGQTAYQVRANETFTPIKGYRFELSGNYQSALTYALFYVKPQYSIDAGVSHSFLNKKANLKLSVSDIFNMRRNDVTSKYQSVDFDIRQKRESRIGRLTFTYNFGSTKIKMRKHETGADDLNNRVKGAN from the coding sequence ATGAAACCAACTATCCTTAAAATATTTTATGCCCTCCTGTTTATCGTCGGAATATCGGGCACTGCTTTGGCGCAAACTGCCGCACCCGGTGGGCGCGTCTCGGGTACCTTGCTTGATGAGCACGGAAAGCCCATGATGTTTGCCACCACCAGCCTGTTGAATGCAAAAGACTCCACGATTGTAAAGGGAGCCATTAGCAACGACGCCGGCGTTTATGTATTTGAGCACGTTAAAGACGGGCAATACCTGGTAAAAGCAACTACCGTTGGGTACGATAAGGCAACGAGCGGGACCTTCACCATTAGCCAGGCATCAAAAAGCGTTGCGGTACCGCAGATAACCATGCAGCCTAACGATCATAATTTAAGTACGGTAAGCATTGTAGCCGCCAAACCGCTGATCGAGCAGAAATCGGACAGGGTGGTGCTTAATGTTGCCGGCAGCGTACTCGCAGCTGGAAATTCGGCAATGGATATATTGGAGCGGGCTCCCGGCGTGAGCGTTGACAAGGACGATAATATCAGCCTGAAAGGCAAACAGGGTGTTACCGTGATGCTGAACGATAAGTTGACCTACCTGACATCGGCCCAATTGGCCACATTACTGCGGTCGACCGACGGAAATACCATCCAGTCGATAGAGATCATTTCCAACCCATCGGCTAAGTACGACGCTTCGGGCAACTCGGGCATCATCAATATCAAGCTGAAAAAGAATAAACAAACCGGCACAAACGGCAGCATAACCGCAGGCGTTGGTTACGGCAAGAACGGTAAAGACAACGAAACGTTCCAATTAAATCATAAAGAAGGTAAATTGAACCTGTTCGGCACTTTCAGCCATAACGATAACAAGAGATACCAGAATATAGGCATAAAACGTATTGTTACCGATAGCGTTGGTGGGCAAACCTTTTTTAACCAGTTCAGCGAATTGCCCCAAACCAATCATAATAATAGCTACCGCATAGGAGCTGATTATGATATTTCGGACAGGAACACTGTGGGTTTCGTTGTAAGCGGGTACTTCAATTCAGAAATAGACAATAATACCAACACCACTCATATCGGCCCCAATTTTAGCCAGGTAGACTCGTCGCTGACAACCGCTGCCGTTTTCAACCAAAGCTATCACAATATCGCGGTTAACCTTAACGATACCTGGAAACTGGATACAGCCGGCCAGCAATTGAACATCGACCTGGATTATTCGAAATTCAAAAACAATTCGAATGCCTATTATATGACCAATTTCTTCCTGGCCGATGGCAGCATTCAGCACCCGTCAGCCTTCTTGGGAAACCTTACCCCATCAAACATTGATATCCACACGGCAAAGGCCGACTACACACTGCCCATCACCAAATCGGTGAAATTTGAAACAGGTGTGAAACTGAGCGATGTAAAAACAGATAATGATCTGCAGCAATCTGTTGTTGAAGGCGGGCAATACCTGAGCGTTAACCACTTTATTTATGATGAAAAGATAAACGCGGGTTACATCAACTTCTCTAAGGATTATAAAAACACCTCGGTTCAGCTGGGCCTGCGCGGCGAATACACCAGTTCGAACGCTACCGGCGACTCGCTTAATGTTACCCAGGTTGTATCAAGGCATTATTTCGACCTGTTCCCGAGTGTATTTATCAACCATACCATAAATGATAAGAACGAAATAGGTATATCATACAGCCGCCGTATCGATCGCCCGCAGTATGATAACCTGAACCCGTTTGTGTATCACCTTGACCCGTATACCTATCAAAAGGGCAACCCATATTTGAAACCGCAGTACACCAACAACTTCGAGTTGAACTATACCTATAACAAGAGTATCAATTTAAGCCTGGGGTACAGCCGTACAACCGATGTGATATCCGAAATACCCGGGGCTGACCCAAAAACAAAGATCGGCTTTGTAACCAGCCAGAACTTACAGACGCAGATAAATTACAGCGCCAACCTTTTTGCACCCTATACCATTAACAAATGGTGGAGCGGTAATGTAAATGTGACAGCATTTTACCTCGGCTTCAAATCGAACGGGCTGGAAGGCGGCAACCTTGACCGAGGCCAAACCGCTTACCAGGTAAGGGCCAACGAAACCTTTACGCCGATAAAGGGCTACAGGTTCGAGCTTTCGGGCAATTACCAATCGGCCCTCACTTATGCACTGTTTTATGTAAAACCACAGTATAGCATAGATGCCGGCGTTAGCCATTCGTTCCTTAATAAAAAGGCAAATCTTAAATTGTCGGTAAGCGATATTTTCAACATGCGCCGCAACGATGTTACCAGCAAATACCAAAGTGTTGACTTTGATATCAGGCAGAAACGCGAAAGCCGTATAGGCAGGTTGACATTTACTTACAATTTCGGAAGCACCAAGATAAAAATGCGCAAGCATGAAACCGGTGCAGATGATCTGAATAACAGGGTGAAAGGAGCTAATTAA
- a CDS encoding M14 metallopeptidase family protein, whose product MLKKVLLSFVFLVYAAFTFAQQLQSPSEFLGYKLGTQFTPHARIVDYFKYVAGASKNVKLQQYGTTNEGRPLMVMFIASDENIGRLEEIRQHNLSLAGQGNSNTALKNAPVIVWLSYNVHGNEPSSSEASMQALFDLADPSNTRTKPWLANTVVVIDPCLNPDGRERYINFYCSVAGVTPDADPAAREHSEPWPGGRINHYYYDLNRDWAWQTQKETKARVALFNQWLPEIHVDFHEQGYNSPYYFAPAAEPFHRDITAWQKEFQVIIGRNNAKYFDQHGWLYYTKEEYDLLYPSYGDTYPIYNGSIGMTYEQGGIGAGLAIATRSGDTLTLADRIAHHLSNSLSTVETASANGAKALDEFKKYFDNSRNNPPGDYKTYVIKNDNQDKIDMLGAMLTRNGIKYTFGVRDKSTGYNYVTGKTEEFGIGEKDMVISAYQPKAVLLNVLLEPKTFVADSNTYDITAWALPYAYGLKAYGIKEGLKTDQGKPGTLQSSHANNEHAYAYVSPWRSWYDVKFLAELLRNNIKVRYSEKPFEAGGKKFAAGSLIIARAGNNENFDNTVRKVAADCNRELTPLSSGFADNGVDLGSHAIRFIRAPRILLVSGDGVSAEAMGEIWFYFEKEINYPVTIVRYKDLDRIKWNQFDIAIFPDGDYEDLPADKLQGWVHDGGKLIAMQNTISLLTDKKSFSIKAVKDDKSDTTKDRSDLVKTYADRDHEAIRSNIPGAIYKLDMDNTHPLGFGLDKYYFDLKLDDDLYKYLGDDGWNVGTVSKSGYVEGFVGQKAKEKIKNGLLFGVQNLGRGSVVYMVDDPLFRSFWENGKLLFGNAVFMVGQ is encoded by the coding sequence ATGCTGAAAAAAGTACTTCTCTCATTCGTTTTCCTGGTTTATGCCGCGTTCACTTTCGCGCAGCAACTCCAATCGCCTTCCGAATTCCTGGGCTATAAATTGGGTACGCAATTCACCCCACATGCACGTATAGTGGATTATTTTAAATATGTGGCCGGGGCATCAAAAAATGTTAAACTGCAGCAATACGGTACCACTAACGAGGGCCGCCCGCTGATGGTGATGTTCATCGCCTCAGACGAAAATATTGGCCGGCTGGAAGAGATCAGGCAGCATAACCTCTCGCTTGCCGGGCAGGGCAATAGTAATACGGCGCTGAAAAATGCCCCGGTTATAGTATGGCTTAGCTATAACGTACATGGTAACGAGCCAAGCTCGAGCGAGGCATCCATGCAGGCGCTTTTTGACCTGGCCGATCCGTCGAACACCCGTACCAAACCGTGGCTGGCAAATACGGTGGTTGTGATAGACCCCTGCCTGAATCCTGACGGGCGCGAACGTTACATCAACTTTTATTGTTCGGTAGCGGGGGTTACACCCGACGCCGACCCTGCTGCACGCGAACATAGCGAACCATGGCCGGGTGGCAGGATAAACCATTATTATTACGACCTGAATCGCGACTGGGCCTGGCAAACGCAAAAGGAAACAAAAGCAAGAGTTGCCTTATTCAACCAATGGCTGCCCGAGATCCATGTCGATTTTCACGAACAGGGCTACAATTCCCCATATTACTTTGCACCGGCTGCTGAGCCGTTCCATCGCGATATAACCGCATGGCAAAAGGAGTTCCAGGTGATCATAGGCAGGAACAATGCCAAATATTTCGACCAGCATGGCTGGCTGTACTATACCAAAGAGGAGTACGACCTGCTTTACCCGTCCTACGGCGATACTTATCCCATATATAACGGGTCCATCGGCATGACGTACGAGCAGGGTGGTATAGGCGCCGGGCTGGCCATAGCTACGCGCAGCGGCGATACCTTAACTTTAGCCGACCGTATTGCGCACCACCTTTCCAACAGCCTCAGCACTGTCGAAACAGCTTCGGCAAACGGTGCAAAAGCTTTGGATGAGTTTAAGAAATATTTTGATAACAGCCGTAACAACCCGCCGGGCGACTATAAAACCTATGTGATCAAAAACGATAACCAGGATAAGATCGATATGCTTGGTGCTATGCTTACCCGCAACGGTATTAAATATACGTTCGGCGTAAGGGATAAAAGTACCGGCTATAATTATGTTACCGGGAAAACGGAGGAGTTTGGGATAGGCGAGAAGGATATGGTAATAAGCGCCTACCAGCCCAAGGCTGTATTATTAAATGTATTGCTTGAGCCCAAAACCTTCGTGGCCGATTCCAACACGTACGATATTACAGCCTGGGCGCTGCCCTATGCTTATGGGTTAAAGGCCTATGGCATTAAGGAGGGTCTTAAAACCGACCAGGGTAAACCAGGCACGCTACAGTCGTCACACGCCAATAATGAGCATGCTTATGCTTATGTATCGCCCTGGAGATCGTGGTATGACGTGAAGTTTCTGGCCGAACTGTTGCGTAATAATATAAAAGTCCGCTATTCGGAAAAACCGTTCGAAGCAGGCGGCAAAAAATTTGCGGCCGGGTCGCTGATCATCGCCCGGGCCGGGAACAATGAAAATTTTGATAACACGGTTCGGAAAGTGGCCGCTGATTGCAACCGCGAGCTGACGCCATTAAGTTCGGGTTTTGCAGACAATGGGGTCGACCTCGGTTCGCACGCCATCAGGTTTATTCGCGCGCCGCGGATATTGCTCGTATCCGGCGACGGCGTTTCTGCTGAAGCGATGGGCGAGATATGGTTCTATTTTGAAAAGGAGATCAATTACCCCGTTACCATAGTAAGGTATAAAGACCTGGACCGTATAAAATGGAACCAGTTTGATATTGCGATATTTCCGGATGGCGATTACGAGGACCTGCCTGCAGACAAATTGCAAGGCTGGGTTCATGACGGCGGTAAGTTGATAGCCATGCAAAACACTATCTCGCTTTTGACCGATAAAAAAAGCTTTTCCATTAAAGCGGTGAAGGATGATAAAAGCGATACGACAAAGGACCGGTCGGACCTGGTAAAAACCTACGCCGACCGCGATCATGAAGCTATCCGCTCAAACATCCCCGGCGCTATCTATAAATTAGATATGGATAATACCCATCCGCTTGGTTTTGGACTTGACAAATATTATTTCGACCTGAAACTTGATGATGATTTGTACAAATACCTGGGTGACGACGGCTGGAACGTTGGAACGGTGAGCAAAAGTGGGTATGTCGAAGGTTTTGTGGGGCAGAAGGCTAAAGAAAAGATAAAGAACGGCCTGTTATTCGGCGTACAGAATTTGGGACGTGGCTCGGTTGTTTATATGGTTGATGACCCGTTGTTCCGCAGTTTCTGGGAAAATGGCAAGCTGCTGTTTGGCAACGCAGTATTTATGGTGGGGCAGTAG